Genomic DNA from Candidatus Poribacteria bacterium:
CAACTACTCTCAAGGCTTCCGTCGTGTAAACGATACCCGTGAAGATTTTGCGTTGGATATCGATCCAGAGATTTATGGATTTGACTATACGCGAAGCCCACGTCCAGAGATTGTCAGTGCGGCGGCATTTGCAGAAGCCGGTGTGGCGGCACTCTCCGGCGAAAAAGGGCATATCTACGACAGGATTCTCCTAAACACAGCGATGGTAGATTACCTGTTAGGAATTTGCCCAGAACCTAAAGATGCGCTTGCCCGCGCCCAGTCAGTAATGAAGGATGGGAGCGCGTTGAAGCGTCTGCAGGCGTATATAGCCGCCAGTCATCAGTCATCAGTCGTCTGAATCAGGATTTGCAGGATTCAAGGATTTGCAGGATGAGAGCGGGTCAGTTCTCCGTCAGCAAGAGGGAATGGAAGGTTGGAAGACTGAAAGGGTGGGTCCCCCATCTTCCTCCCTTCCAGCCAATTCCTTCCAACCCAACGCTGATGGTTTCCAATATGCTGAAAGCTGACAGCCGATTAAATGTAACCCGTTGAACCATCGGGTCGGATGGGGCTGGTGCGCTGCCAATGGATGTATTCGTTGTCGGTGATCGCGGATTCGTCCACCTCTACACCCAAGCCTGGACGGTCACGCAATTCCAGATAACCATCTTTTGGTAGATAAGGTTCGTCCACCCAATCGTTCCATTCCGTCTCGGTGGGCAAAAGATACTCAAGGATTTTGAAATTCGGGGTTGCGGCGGAGAAGTGGACATTAACAGCCGTTGCGAGTGGTCCCATCGGGTTATGGGGTGCGACACTGACGTAGTGTGCTTCGGCAATTGCGGCAATCTTCCGCATCTCTAACAGCCCGCCACAGACACAAATGTCCGGCTGAATGATGTCAGCCCCTTGTGCCGAGATAACATCCAGAAACTCAAAGCGCGTATAGAGAGATTCGCCTGTCGCGAGCGGCACTTGCATCTGGGCGCGCAGACGCGTCCACGCGGGCATGTGTTCGGGTCGCAGCGGTTCCTCATAGAAATACGGATCATAGGGCGCGAGCGCATTTGCGAGTTGAAGTGCACGAATCGGCTCGAAGATCTTGGCGTGAGGATCGAAGGCGATCTCCCAATCTGCGGGTGTGTTATTCCGAATTTGCTCAAAATAGGTGGCGGCGGCATCACAGACGCGTCCCCAACGATCTGCATCTGGATCGAGTTGGTAAGGACTCGTCTTGAAAGCAGTAAATCCCCAATCTTCATGGAGTTTGTGTGCTTGATCGGCGGCTTCAATGCCATCCCTGCCACCGATACCACGGTAGATCCGGATACGGTCCCGAGCATGCCCACCGAGGAGCATGTAGACCGGTAAGCCCGCCGCTTTTCCACTGATGTCCCAGAGGGCATGATCAACAGCAGAAATAACAGCAAGCCCCGCACCGCCAGGTGGAAAACGGAACTGCTGATGCAGTTTCATCATTATGTATTCAATTCGCCTCGGGTCGTCCCCTTGAATCATCTCGAAGATGTAGTCCGCAATCGGTTCAACAGAGAGGTCGGGACCTGTAGAGTAGGCTTCACCCCATCCGTAAAGCCCTTCGTCTGTTTCGACTTTGATGAGACCGCGAGGTCGATTGCCAAATCGCGCCATAAAGGTTTTGATCGCTGTGATTTTCACGTTTTTAGCCCTTGCCTCGGTTACGGCAGAACGGAGCCTACCTCTGATTTTGTAGGTTTTCTGTGAATGCTTCCAGGCTTTGTACTCGGGGAGCGGATCGGAGCAACTCTTTCAAACGTTCCAAATCCTCAATAGTTTCAAGCCGTGGCTTTAAAGCTTGAACCGCTTCGGGTTGAAACTGATCGCTTAGGAGTGTCAGAATTGAGTCAATGGTCCCGGCTCTTTGACCGCGTTCGAGACCGCGTTCGAGACCGCGTTCGAGACCGCGTGCTTCCGCTTCTTGAATATATTCTTGGAAAAAAGGAGATTCTTGCATAATGCCCTCCGGTAAACGTTCTTCTATCAGTTGTCTGTCGTGAATCAACCCACCAAAGATGCCCAAAGCTGCAAGCAGTAGATTTATGTCCTCCGAACCCACATTTGAAACTACTGTTGCATCAACACACTTCTCGAACCACTGAAACTCGCTCATCTCTGAAGGCGGTTTCATTAACGGCGTGAGAGGTAACAAACCTGGCTCCTGCAATTCCAAAATTGATTCTCCCTCTATTTCAATCAGTCGCACCACTCTATACTGGTGCCTATACTCGCAATCATACCTCCGATATGCATAGAAACCTGGATCGTTTAGACCGGCACGGGGATGCAGATAGAGAACACTGCAATAGACATTCAACTGATGTTCCCTGATGAGAAATCCGTTATAGCCTGCGAAACGGAATTGCATCGGTTCTCGACTATCGAAAGTTTGGACCTCGTTGTGGAGGATAGCAGTCTCACCTGAGAATTGGACCTTCAGTGTGCTATCGGTGTGGTGCGTTTTGAGTGTAAGTTGCTCCGTTGCCAATTCTTCCAGTACTATCAGGTCTGGATACTCAAGAATATGCTCAGTGAAGGGCTTCGGGTAGCCCAGGGTCACAAATTTGGCGGCATTGTCGTAGCGCTGTCTCATAGAGATAGTATACCACAGCGCGCCAAAACCTGCCAATTTTTTTAACGTCTTACCAAGGGTGCGTCCGAAACGGTGACGCGGGTAACCCTTCCTTGTTGACGAGATTCGGTTCCGCACTTTGATGCCAACCGAATCGAACCGCGACCGGATTCGCAACAGCATCGCTGGACACAATGATAGTGTTACCATCAACCGTTGCAGTCGCTTCAACGAATTGCTTGTCCTCGCCTGCGATTTCAAACCATGTCAGTGGTTGTCTATCTCGTGCCATCAAGCCACTCCCGACAGAGTCAAAGTTCAGTCGAATTGTGTTTTCCTCTACCATCATCGACTTGTAAAGTGGACCAGAATGGGTTACATCTCCTCTGCCATACGTTTTCGCGAGTGCCAACAACGCAAGCCGCCTACCAACCTCCTGCTTGTTTCGAGGATGGATGTCTTGGAGGTTACCGACATCTGTTATTACAGCCATGCCGGTATGAGGGACGGATAACGTCGCGGCTTGTGCTTCCCAAATTGCGGGTAGAGAAAATGGGCTGGCTCCCCAACCGTAGTTAAAGGGAGCAAGTTGGACGAAATAGAAGGGAAAATCGCCCTGTCCCCAAACCTTACGCCACCCATTGATAAGTGCTTTCATCTTTTCGTGGTAGAGCATTCCGTCCTGAAGGTTCGACTCGCCTTGATACCAGAGTGCGCCACGTATAGCGTAAGGGACGATCGGATGCACCATGCCGTTATAGAGTCCGGTTGGTCTTGCATGATGCCTTAAAGGATGTCTGTTTTCAGGTATCTGTGTAAGGCGAGCGTTGGTTTCTAATGCCTTCCGTGTTTCCGCTATCCACGTTTCAATCTCCTTCATCTTTTGCGGAAGTTGCTCGCGATAGTTCGCATCCGCTTCTTGAATCTCTTTGGATATGGATTCAAGAGCAAGGACGGTTGTGAAGCCGACCGGTGGTGTCCACGGTTCAATGCGGGTGCCACCCCAATTGGTACTTATTAATCCAATCGGGACGTTGAGGTTTTTGTAGAGTTTTCTCCCGAAATAGTAAGCAACAGCGGAGAAATTCTCGATTGTTGTTGGGGTGGTTTCATGCCAGTCGGCTTCTACATCTTGCTGAAGCAGTCCGGAAGGTCTATGCGGAATGTCAAACAGTCGGATTGTTGGATAGTCTGCCGCAGCGATTTCTGCATCACTGTCCTTTGAGGCACGGACCGACCATTCCATATTCGACTGTCCGGAACAGACCCAGACCTCACCAAAAAGGACGTTCGTGAGCTCAAGTGCATTACTTCCAGCAACACGAAGCGTATAGGGACCCCCGGCTTGCGTTACGGGCAGTTTAGTTTGCCAGTCGCCTTCCGCGTCAGCAGTAGTAGTCGTTGAGAAAAGCGGATCAGCACCCTCGTTCTCGGTGCTAAGGGTTACAGTGATCTCTTCGCCTGCGGATGCCCAGCCCCAAATGGGAACTGGCATGTCGCGTTGCAGCACCATATTACTGCCGATGACGCGCGGCAGCGTAACCTCGGCATACACGAGGGCTTGTGTGAAGAGTGATAGGAAACCGATGAGAAATAGGGTTAATCGCTTCATATTTTTAATTTTCCTTGCGGTTCGGAGAGGGGTTTGGGTATTCACGTGCCTCTCCGTAGAGTCGCCCGGCGCGATGCTTGGACTGGGTTAATCTCCTCGTCCTTGAAGGCGTTCGGCGAGGTAACTGTTGCGTTGCATGACTTGATTGTTGCGGATACAGATGCCGAGTGCGCGTTTGGTCCCGACGATCACGACGCGTTCCTTCGCACGGGTGATGCCGGTGTAAAGCAGATTCCGCTGTAACATGAGATAGTGTTGCGTGTGTAAGGGGATAACAACGGCGGGATACTCGCTGCCCTGTGCCTTATGGATAGTCGTTGCGTAAGCCAAAACGAGCTCACCGAGGTCTGCTGTATCGTAAGCGACCTGTTTATCAGGGAACTGAATGTACACCTTTTTCTCAACGTTTTCAATCGCGACAACTCTCCCAATATCGCCGTTAAACACGTCATAGTCGTAGTTGTTGCGGACTTGCATCACCTTATCACCGATGCGGAAACCACCTGCGGTTTGAGATCGCCCCATAGGTTCCGACACTCGTTTGTAAGTCCGAACACCGAACCTCGATTTTTCTAAGGGATGGGATACTGGTGTTGTATACTCCGGGTTCAATACCTCCTGGAGGCGTTTGTTGAGGTTTTCAGTGCCGAGTGTCCCGCGCCGCATAGGGCATAGGAGTTGGATATCGTCCATCGGATGGTAATCGTAGTGCTGCGGTAGCCGATCGGCAATAAGGGAACATATTAATTCGGTAATTACCTCGGGATCTTCCTCCTCCATAAAAAAAAAGTTCCGATCTGTATCGCCCGTGAGTTCTGGGAAATCGCCTTTATTGATGCGATGGGCATTTGTGACGATCATACTCTCCTGCGCTTGGCGGAATATCTCGGTGAGTTGAATAACGGGTATCTTATGGGAATCAATGAGTTCTCTGAGGACATTGCCTGCGCCGACAGAGGGCAGCTGATCGGTGTCTCCAATGAGAATGACAGTCGTCGTCGGACGAATTGCCTGCATCAAACGGTTCATCAGGACGAGGTCCACCATAGATGTTTCGTCAACGATGACGACATCTGTGTCTAAGGGGTTCTGCCGATTTCGCTTAAACCCATTGTTCTGTGGAGAAAATTCAAGTAACCGATGAATGGTTTTAGCTTCGCTGCCGGTTGTCTCACTGAGACGTTTCGCCGCGCGTCCGGTCGGTGCCGTCAGGGTGATGCGTCTACCTTCTGCTCCAAACAGACGAATCATGCCGACAACAGTCGTTGTTTTACCGGTGCCGGGTCCGCCGGTAAGGATCATTGCGCGCGTGGCCATTGCAGTATGGATTGCTTCGCGTTGTTGTGGCGCGAAACGGATACCCATCTCGCTCTCTAATTGGGTGAGGGATGGCGTAGTGTTAGAGGACAGGGGAGCGATGCTTTGCCCTTGATCGAAAGCAAGGAGCCTCAAGAATTGGTTTGCGACTCCTAATTCGGCGTAGTAAAAGGGGGCGAGATAGATGGCGGATTGGTTATGGGTTGTCGGTTGTCGGTTATCGGGGGGGTGAAGATTGGAAGATTGGAAGTCTGGAAGGTTGGGATTCGCATCCTTCCCTTCTTCCTGCCCGCCGGCTCTATTGCTGACAGCTGAGGGTTGGTCGTTAGTCTCGTAATCACCCTGCGTCTCGTCTATGCCAATCTGTTCGTCGGTGTCCAAGAAGTCTTTAAAACCGGGATTAATAATTTCCTCTTTTTCGACGAGGGCAGAGATCCCCTGCTCAATCGCTTCCAGTTCCTGTTCAAGCATGGTTTGGCACGCCTCAATAAGCTCGGCATGGCGTTGGAAGACGTGTCCATCATCAGCCTTCTGGCTGAGAACATATTTGATTCCGGCTTGCACCCGTTGCGGGGCATCCTTATCAATGCCGAGTTTCTGTGCGATTGTGTCTGCGGTTACAAACCCGATACCATAAATATCATCAGCAAGGCGATAGGGATCTTCTGTGACGATCGGGATTGCGTCGTTTCCATAGGTTTTGTAAATTTTTGCGGCGTGCGCTGTGCTGACATCGTGCGATTGCAGGAAAAGCATGACGTTTTTTATTTCGCGTTGCGCTTCCCACGCTTCCTTGATAATTTGTACCCGCTTCCGTCCGATACCGGGGACGCGCGTCAATTTTTCAGGTTCGTTCTCAATGACATCCATTGTATCCATACCGAATTTACGAACGATGAGTCCGGCCATCTTGGGACCGATGCCTTTGATGAGACCTGAGCCAAGATATTTTCTTAATCCGACGACGTTCGCGGGGAGGATAGTTTCATACTTCTCAATCTGGAACTGTCTGCCGTATTTGGCGTTGTCGACCCATTCACCTTGTAGGAGAAGACTCTCACCTGGATTGATAGATGCCAAATTGCCGACGACAGTGATGAGTTCGGCATGGTCGCGCGCGGAAAGCCTTCCGACTGTGTAGCCGGTGTCAGGGCTTTCATAGACGATGCGTTCGAGTATCCCCTGTAGCATTTCCATTTTTTAATTCAGTCCTAACCGGAGGTATTAGGACACATTGATATTGGACGGCAATTTCTAAAAATCCGCCTTTCGTCTTTGGCTATAGGCTGCCGTCTTTGGCTAAGTTTTTT
This window encodes:
- a CDS encoding AAA family ATPase translates to MEMLQGILERIVYESPDTGYTVGRLSARDHAELITVVGNLASINPGESLLLQGEWVDNAKYGRQFQIEKYETILPANVVGLRKYLGSGLIKGIGPKMAGLIVRKFGMDTMDVIENEPEKLTRVPGIGRKRVQIIKEAWEAQREIKNVMLFLQSHDVSTAHAAKIYKTYGNDAIPIVTEDPYRLADDIYGIGFVTADTIAQKLGIDKDAPQRVQAGIKYVLSQKADDGHVFQRHAELIEACQTMLEQELEAIEQGISALVEKEEIINPGFKDFLDTDEQIGIDETQGDYETNDQPSAVSNRAGGQEEGKDANPNLPDFQSSNLHPPDNRQPTTHNQSAIYLAPFYYAELGVANQFLRLLAFDQGQSIAPLSSNTTPSLTQLESEMGIRFAPQQREAIHTAMATRAMILTGGPGTGKTTTVVGMIRLFGAEGRRITLTAPTGRAAKRLSETTGSEAKTIHRLLEFSPQNNGFKRNRQNPLDTDVVIVDETSMVDLVLMNRLMQAIRPTTTVILIGDTDQLPSVGAGNVLRELIDSHKIPVIQLTEIFRQAQESMIVTNAHRINKGDFPELTGDTDRNFFFMEEEDPEVITELICSLIADRLPQHYDYHPMDDIQLLCPMRRGTLGTENLNKRLQEVLNPEYTTPVSHPLEKSRFGVRTYKRVSEPMGRSQTAGGFRIGDKVMQVRNNYDYDVFNGDIGRVVAIENVEKKVYIQFPDKQVAYDTADLGELVLAYATTIHKAQGSEYPAVVIPLHTQHYLMLQRNLLYTGITRAKERVVIVGTKRALGICIRNNQVMQRNSYLAERLQGRGD
- a CDS encoding mandelate racemase/muconate lactonizing enzyme family protein; translation: MKITAIKTFMARFGNRPRGLIKVETDEGLYGWGEAYSTGPDLSVEPIADYIFEMIQGDDPRRIEYIMMKLHQQFRFPPGGAGLAVISAVDHALWDISGKAAGLPVYMLLGGHARDRIRIYRGIGGRDGIEAADQAHKLHEDWGFTAFKTSPYQLDPDADRWGRVCDAAATYFEQIRNNTPADWEIAFDPHAKIFEPIRALQLANALAPYDPYFYEEPLRPEHMPAWTRLRAQMQVPLATGESLYTRFEFLDVISAQGADIIQPDICVCGGLLEMRKIAAIAEAHYVSVAPHNPMGPLATAVNVHFSAATPNFKILEYLLPTETEWNDWVDEPYLPKDGYLELRDRPGLGVEVDESAITDNEYIHWQRTSPIRPDGSTGYI
- a CDS encoding 9-O-acetylesterase, coding for MKRLTLFLIGFLSLFTQALVYAEVTLPRVIGSNMVLQRDMPVPIWGWASAGEEITVTLSTENEGADPLFSTTTTADAEGDWQTKLPVTQAGGPYTLRVAGSNALELTNVLFGEVWVCSGQSNMEWSVRASKDSDAEIAAADYPTIRLFDIPHRPSGLLQQDVEADWHETTPTTIENFSAVAYYFGRKLYKNLNVPIGLISTNWGGTRIEPWTPPVGFTTVLALESISKEIQEADANYREQLPQKMKEIETWIAETRKALETNARLTQIPENRHPLRHHARPTGLYNGMVHPIVPYAIRGALWYQGESNLQDGMLYHEKMKALINGWRKVWGQGDFPFYFVQLAPFNYGWGASPFSLPAIWEAQAATLSVPHTGMAVITDVGNLQDIHPRNKQEVGRRLALLALAKTYGRGDVTHSGPLYKSMMVEENTIRLNFDSVGSGLMARDRQPLTWFEIAGEDKQFVEATATVDGNTIIVSSDAVANPVAVRFGWHQSAEPNLVNKEGLPASPFRTHPW